One Brassica napus cultivar Da-Ae chromosome A5, Da-Ae, whole genome shotgun sequence DNA window includes the following coding sequences:
- the LOC125608943 gene encoding putative nuclease HARBI1, protein MDGTHVCVKLEPELKGMYWNRHDNASLNIMAICDLNMLFTYIWNGAPGSCHDTAVLAMAQQNDSEFPLPPRDKYYLVDSGYPNKQGFLAPYRSSQNGVVRYHMSQFNSGPAPRNKQELFNRYHASLRSVIERSFGVWKKKWKILSDFPRYKIRTQKRVIMATMGLHNFIKISNYADEDFANIIPDTRLNNRDSESDYVDPEEFDAAQGEQMT, encoded by the coding sequence ATGGATGGAACTCATGTATGCGTAAAATTGGAGCCTGAGTTAAAAGGAATGTATTGGAATCGACATGATAATGCTTCTTTGAACATCATGGCAATATGTGATTTGAATATGTTGTTCACATATATATGGAATGGAGCACCAGGATCATGTCACGATACTGCTGTTTTGGCAATGGCACAACAAAACGATTCTGAGTTCCCTTTGCCTCCACGAGATAAATATTATCTCGTTGATTCAGGCTATCCGAACAAGCAAGGATTTTTAGCCCCATATAGATCATCACAGAATGGAGTTGTGAGATATCATATGTCTCAGTTCAACTCTGGTCCTGCTCCGAGAAATAAACAAGAACTATTCAACCGATATCATGCGTCTTTGCGTTCAGTTATCGAAAGATCATTTGGAGTTTGGAAGAAAAAATGGAAGATTCTATCTGATTTTCCAAGATACAAAATACGCACCCAAAAAAGAGTGATAATGGCTACAATGGGATTACATAACTTTATCAAAATTTCAAACTACGCAGATGAAGATTTTGCAAATATAATACCAGATACGAGACTGAATAACAGAGATTCAGAATCTGactatgttgatccagaagaaTTTGATGCGGCACAAGGAGAACAAATGACATAA
- the LOC111215893 gene encoding uncharacterized protein LOC111215893: MASNRRTNTNFGGTTNSNRPTEASTPPTETTLRTKDKYKWSYIQEKTLIQLFDEALSRDNYTLNNPSASGREYMVEKFNRAFNMNITYAFFKNKLDEFKKKYKRWKTLMNYTGISVDPDTSMIYASDTWWKERENGCKLTKSLNRKPPEFWNVMVRCLALHDVQSQSQHSARLRREELINRRGVDESYTDSGDIPQTQEEEDVYRVLIDDDTHLVNENTNETVQHTGRRSHQRGRQNSQSSIRRGSSSQRSGDNSRLPIRSGSRGGRRRQSFETTIQDTISGYTKFQRQSLQQLRPGAFDQENYDEWKKTEEIFLALNIPKERFYWTCLNTLKELVFWRKYFLDIAGSIDEDKLQLLEAMTGVSRNNEDVPKQLGAEQSFGSSYAQQ, from the exons ATGGCATCTAACCGGCGAACGAATACAAATTTTGGAGGAACAACAAATTCAAATCGTCCTACAGAAGCATCAACTCCTCCTACGGAAACAACTTTAAGA aCCAAAGACAAATACAAATGGTCATATATACAAGAAAAAACTTTAATTCAGTTATTCGACGAAGCACTTTCGAGGGATAATTATACTCTTAACAATCCAAGTGCCAGTGGGAGAGAGTATATGGTAGAAAAGTTCAACCGAGCCTTCAACATGAATATAACTTATGCGTTTTTTAAAAACAAGCTCgatgaattcaaaaaaaaatataagagatgGAAGACTCTTATGAATTATACTGGTATATCGGTTGATCCTGATACATCTATGATATATGCATCTGACACATGGTGGAAAGAACGTGAGAAT ggatgtaaattaacaaaaagtctGAATAGAAAACCACCAGAGTTTTGGAATGTGATGGTACGATGTCTCGCACTACACGATGTACAATCACAATCTCAACATTCTGCACGTCTAAGAAGAGAAGAGCTAATTAATAGACGTGGTGTTGATGAATCTTACACTGATAGTGGTGACATCCCAcaaacacaagaagaagaagatgtgtaTCGTGTTTTAATTGATGATGATACACATCTTGTGAATGAAAACACCAATGAAACGGTACAACATACTGGCCGCAGAAGTCATCAACGAGGAAGGCAaaattcacaatcaagtattaGGCGTGGAAGCAGTTCCCAAAGATCTGGAGACAACTCACGGCTTCCTATAAGGAGTGGTTCACGTGGAGGTAGAAGAAGACAATCTTTTGAAACAACTATACAAGACACTATATCTGGATATACGAAGTTCCAACGTCAAAGTTTACAACAACTTCGTCCAGGTGCTTTTGACCAAGAAAATTATGATGAATggaaaaaaacagaagaaataTTTCTTGCTCTAAATATTCCAAAAGAAAGATTTTATTGGACATGTCTTAATACTCTTAAAGAGTTAGTATTTTGGCGAAAATATTTTCTTGATATAGCTGGAAGCATCGATGAAGATAAGTTACAACTATTGGAAGCTATGACCGGTGTTTCACGGAACAACGAAGATGTGCCAAAACAGTTAGGGGCAGAGCAATCATTTGGAAGTTCATATGCTCAACAGTAG